One stretch of Roseimicrobium sp. ORNL1 DNA includes these proteins:
- a CDS encoding HNH endonuclease, which produces MSDVLHKATVLVLNRNWQAIDVKTPADAFCMMAAGTATALDIASGENMAPTKWGEWLDLPVRDSDNAVKTVHGPVRVPTVLVLAKYDKVPKRRPKLSGKGIWERDGGVCQYTGKKLARDEGNIDHIIPRSRGGKTSWDNCVLADKRINSRKANHTPDEAGLKLQRKPTMPREMPATYYIRNTHGVPDWEMFLD; this is translated from the coding sequence ATGAGCGACGTCCTTCACAAGGCGACGGTCCTGGTGTTGAACCGGAACTGGCAGGCAATCGATGTAAAGACCCCAGCCGATGCGTTCTGCATGATGGCTGCGGGCACTGCCACCGCGCTCGACATCGCCAGTGGCGAGAACATGGCCCCCACCAAATGGGGCGAATGGCTGGACCTCCCCGTGCGCGACAGCGACAACGCGGTGAAGACGGTCCACGGCCCGGTCCGCGTGCCGACCGTGCTGGTGCTGGCCAAGTATGACAAGGTGCCCAAACGCCGCCCCAAGCTCAGCGGCAAGGGAATCTGGGAGCGCGACGGTGGTGTCTGCCAGTACACGGGCAAGAAACTCGCCCGGGACGAGGGCAACATCGACCACATCATCCCCCGCTCCCGCGGCGGCAAGACCTCATGGGACAACTGCGTGCTCGCGGACAAGCGCATCAACAGCCGCAAAGCCAACCACACGCCGGATGAGGCGGGCCTGAAACTCCAGCGCAAGCCCACGATGCCCCGCGAAATGCCGGCTACCTACTACATCCGGAACACGCATGGCGTGCCGGATTGGGAGATGTTCCTGGATTAA